The Oncorhynchus keta strain PuntledgeMale-10-30-2019 chromosome 28, Oket_V2, whole genome shotgun sequence DNA segment GTTCACTCTGGATACAAGACAGAGAAATGTGGCTACCATCAGAGCTCCCCAAGCTCCATCTTCTGTGAGTCTCTCTGCTCCATCCTGAAGCCCAACAGGAGGCTTACCTACATGGGCCAGACTCATCACCACCCAGTTCCCCTCAGAGGAAGGACGGAACGTAACTAAAACCACCAGAGAGCTGACAGATGAGATACCTGACATGCAGAAGTTTGGAAATGTGCTGGAATCTCCACTTATCCCAAAAGAAGAAGCTATCACACCAGCTCCATTAtgtaaaaacgtttttttttaatgTACAATTTTATAACATGACAATCAACAGGACACAAACAGGAGGCAAATTGTCAGTTTGATTTCATAAATACACTAAGATGTACAATGGTCACTGCATTAATTCAAGTCTTTTACATTTCAGACAACAGAGTGCGTCCAAAGTATTTACACATGTACAGTTCTCAGGTTGCAATTAACCAAAGCAAGGCATGAACaccacagagaacgagagagggagggagaacacgAGAAGGGTCATTTCAAAAAGCCTTGACCTCACACAAACATGACTActctgggatagggttaggggGCGGGACAGAGCTGGCTCCCCTCGCCTTGCGTTCATAGTTGACAAGCCGCTGGCCAACCAGGTACCTGCAGGAAAggcagagagggaacaggggagaaaaGAGTCATGTCAATCACAATACTAGAGCACTTACAAAGTTTGTGTGTCAGCAGCTGATCAAGACCTTGAATAGTTAAATCGGGTGTGGTAGTCTTGGCCGAAACAAAACCCTGCATAAGCTGAAGctccccaggaccagggttgtaCTATCACTGAATGAACAGGCCAGATATGGAGATAAGGGTGGGTGGTTACTTGTCGTTCTTGATGTGTTCGTAAAGGCGTTTGAACTGTCGTATCTGGAAGGAGAGGATGCCGATGATGGACACCACCATCAGGAGGAACGGATAGATCCTCCTCTGTATCAGAATCTGCATCTCGGGAGTCACACCTGATACACCAGGAGGGGTCCAGTGTTAttagcacacacgcacacacacacacacacacacacacacacacacacacacacacacacacacacacacacacacacacacacaaacacgactGACCTACGGTAGGTACGACCCCGGCTGCTATGACGTaggggacacacagggacagcagCAGCACTGAGATGACAGGGGCAGCCAGCTTACGGATAATGAAATGGAGGTCGATGTTCCTGATGCCGTTAGCATACACCTGACAGGAGGAGAGGTGGCAATGTTACCCCTCACTGGTCACTTTACACAGTATCAAAAGGTTAAAGGCTATATTGATCATGTAGAGGGAGTGGACATGTCTCATTGGTTTCCACAGGTTCAATTACAGTCACAATGTAAGCTGGGTAAACAGTGTGAGATTGAGAATTCTAATTCTATTAGGTTAAGGCAGTGTTGTCTTTTTTAGGAACTCAGTCTGGCTTTCAGATTACTCTTAAATTGTAAATGGTAGAATGTCATTTTTAAATTGGGTTGTGCATCAACAGTTTTCCTCGTCATGTCAGTCTACCTTAGAGGTATTTTTAACTTGTCAGAAATGCCCAGATCAACTAGACCATGTCAGCGAATGGTTTTTAGCCCATAGATTTTGTtctaatgtttgagtcactcaaatatcatATGAATAGACATTAGACATGTCAAGATGTATAGAACTGGAAGGAAATTAGCTTCAAAACAGCAAAATGATCTCTGCACCCCATGACAAACTGTTTAGAATTACAGAAAATAAGCTTTTTCTCTCTGCCAACAAGAGCGGTGTGAACAGTTTTgagtcatgaacagtgcttgtgcccatagaaatagatgtggcacgggatgttccccaatgctggaagaaACGCCAGGGTTAAGGAATAATGACGTGGAATAAGGTAACACACCTGTTCTATGACAGACTTTAACCACCACTGGGGACCCATGAGTGTGATGGCAGCGATGATTTTGGCATGGAGCACCCCCAGAGCccagtcctacacacacacacacacacacacacacacacacacacacacacacacacacacacacacacacacacacacacacacacacaatgagttTCACGGTTTAAAATACACTGATCACTACTATTACATTGTAGCTCTCTAACACACTCAGTACCTGCCAGGGGTAGAAGAGAGGTGTCTGGTCCAGAGGAACGCGTAGAGGAGCAACGATGACCAGCTCAAACAGCAGGCCCAGCAGTAGAGGAATAACACCTGCCACCAGCAATGCTACTACCAGAGTCTTCAGAATctacacaaacccacacacaaaATTAAAGGCACGAGATGATCGGATGTTGAAATATTACCTAAAGTATCTTGGCATGGACATCTCGGCCTTGGACACACAGCCACATAAAAGGTATCCATCCAGCCACCTTCATAATGAGTACAGCCTACCATATCTTTGTCCACATACAGTTCCAGCAGAGAGTAGGTCTTACCATGAGAGTCCACTCCTGGACTTTGATCATGATGATGGTGCGTCCCTGGGGCATCCAGGCCAACAGCACGGTGGCACCGCGGATGGACAGCCAGCACACGTACAGACCACACGCTGCTGTATACAGCTCATGGATCTTAGAGCTACCCGTCCAGAACGACATCAGCCAACGGCCCgtaaacactacagtacacagatGGGCTTCAGATACTTATGAAacagatatacagtgcattcggaaagtattcagaccccttgactttccacattttgttacgttacagccttattctggaTGACCTTTTTTTAATCCTAAACAATCTcaacacaatacctcataattctAAAATGgtataaatgtgtttttttccctcatcaatctacacgcaatactcagtactttgttgaagtacctttggcagcgattacagcctggagtcttcttgggtatgatgctacaagcttggcacatctgtatgaggagtttctcccattcttctctgcagatcctcttaagctccgTCAGGTAGGATGGGGatagtcgctgcacagctattctcaggtctctccagagatgttcttatcgggttcaagtctgggctctggctgggacactcaaggacattcagagacttgtcccgaagccactcctgcgttgtcttcgctgtgtgcttagggtcgttgtcctgttggaaggtgaaccttcaccccagtctgaggtcctgagtgctctggagcaggttttcatcaaggatctctctgttctttgctccattcatctttgtcttgatcctgactagtcttccagtctctgccactgaaaaacatccccacagcacaatgctgccaccaccatgcttcaccgtagggatggtgtcaggtttcctccagaggtgacgcttggcattcaggccaaacagttcagacttggtttcatcagaccagagaaacttgtttctcatggtctgagaatctttaGGTGGTTTTTGGCAtattccaagtgggctgtcatgtgccttttacactgaggagtggctccagtctggccactctaccataaaggcctgattggtagcatgctgcagagatggttgtcctcctggaaagttctcccatctccacagatgaactctagagctctgtcagagtgaccatcgggttcttggtcagggaggtgaccaaggcccttctccctcgattgctcactttggctgggcggccagctctacgAAGTCTTGGtgttcttcaatgctgcagaaatgttttggtacgcttccccagatctgtgcctcgacacaatcctgtcttggagctctacagacaattccttcgacctcatagcttggtttttgctctgacatgcactgtcaactgtgggaccttatatagacaggtgtgtgcttttccaaatcatgtccaatcaatttaaatttaccacaggtggactctaatcaagttgtagaaacatctcaaggatgatccatggaaacaggatgcacctaagatcaatttcgagtctcatagcaaagggtctgaatacttatgtaaataaggtatcggTTTTTCATTTGTAATACaattgctaacatttctaaaaaactgtttttgctttctcattatggggtagtgtgtggaTTGATGGggaagaaaatgtatttaatacattttagaataaggctgtaatgtaacaaaatgttctAGACATTCAGGGTAGAAAAAGGGCATACAATACATTTCCTAGCTCGAGATGAATCAATTATACTCATTTGATTTAAAttaagaaacatgtcaaatgtggcagctagcctagtggttaggagcgttgggccagtaaccgaaaggtcactggttcgaatccccgagctgattaGGTGAATAATCTGTCTatgtgcccctgagcaaggcacttccccgagctaacaaggtacaaatctgtcgttctgcccctgaacaggcagttaacccactgttcctaggccgttattgaaaataagaatttgttcttaactgacttgcctagttaaataaaggtaaaaaaaaagagATCCCTAATTGCtttggataagagcttctgctaaaaaTGATAAAAATGAATCAATAAATAATGGAGTGTGTCCATCACCATGTCTCACCTGGTAACGTCAGACACACCAGGCTGGCCACCAGCAGAGTGACACACATAAAGCCTATCAGCAAGACGATCTACAGACAGGAGGAAAGAGACAAATTATAGGGGGGACTTTTCCTGAAGTGGTAGGGCTGGAAGCCTCTAGGTCCACCTGCTGTAATGTGTGACTCACCCTAAAGGGGAAGCGTAGAGGGCGTTGGTAGGGTTGGAAGCCTATAGGTCCACCCTGCTGTAATATGGCCTGATGGGCTGCATGAAGCCCTTCCCCCACAACATGGGCGGggttgttgttatggtgaccggGAGCaggattgttgttgttgttgacaggctGGTTGGCCTCATTGTCTTCCTGTTCACCCAGCAGGTAAGAGTGGAGGTCTCTTGaagtgggggagggaggaggacaagaGAGGGAAATGAGGAGAGAGTTAATAAATATATACTATACTGTTtgggagtgtgtgtatatatatatatatatatatatataagtgtgAATATGCAGTGCAGGGATCATCAACAAGATTCAGCCGCTGGCCGATTcgttcttgagcggatggtcagggtgcCAGAACATGTAGACTGCAAATTGGCCACAAGACGGCCAAACAGACTAAATATTTTACTAAAACATTATTTCAAACCTAACATTTGTATATGGTCAcggtgccttctgaaagtattcagacccattgactttttccacattttgttacagccatattctaaaatgtattattattattattattattttaaatgtccgcatcaatctacacacgataccccataatgacaaagcaaaaacaggtttaggcATTTTTGCTAATTAGTCAAATAAAAAAAACGAAATATCACAtgaacataagtattcagatcctttacacagtactttattgaagcacctttggcagcaatttgTTTTCATACATACAAACCATCGGCAGGCCAACAAGTTCAATCTTgattttatcagaccagagaatcttgtttctcatgttctgagaatctttaggtgccttttggcaaactccaagcgggctgtgatgtgccttttactgaggagtggcttcagtctggccactctaccataaaggtctgattggtggagtgctgcagagatggttgtccttgaaggttctcccatctccacagaggaaccctagagatctgtcagagtgaccatcaggcagtggtgtaaaaagtacacaattgtcatacttgagtaaaagtaaaaagataccttaatagaaagtcacccagtaaaatactacttgagtaaaattctaaaagtatttggttttaaatatacttaagttcttaaattccttatattaagcaaaccagtaGGCAcaatcttttattttatttacagatagccagggacacactccaacactcagacatcatttacaaactaagcatgtgtttagtgtgtcagatcagaggcagtagggatgaacaggaatgttctcttgataagtgtgtgaattggaccatgttctgtcctgctgagcatttaaaatgtaacgagtacttttgggtatcagggaaaatgtatggagtaaaaagtacataattttcatTAGGAACGTAgtagagtaaaagtaaaagttgtccaaaatattaatagtaaagtaaagtacagatatcccaaaaaactacttaagaagtactttattttttactaaagtactttacaccacttgccatcgggttcttggtcacctccctgaccaaggcccttctccccagattgctcagtttggcagaggcggtcagctctaggaagagtcttggtggttcccaacttcttccatttaagaatgatggaagccactgtcaactgtgtgacctcgcatagacaggcgtgtgcctttccaaatcatgtctaatcaattaaacttaccacaggtggactacaatcaagttctagaaacatctcaaggatgatcaatggaaacaggatgcacctgagctcaattgagtctcatagcaaagtgtctgaatacttaagtgaataatatattttttattttgaaaaatctgtttttgctttgtcattatgaggtattgtgtttagattgttTAGGATTAAAAAAAGGTCAtccagaataaggctgtaacgtaacaaaatgtggaaaaagtcaaggggtctgaatactttccgaaggcacagtATCTCTTTCTATTActtgtgggaatactttggaaccaATTTCCTGGTATTTTACAGTCTTCAATGTCCAAgaatatattttagcaattatatGAAATCACTGCCAGTTGGGATACCCTGAATTAGTGTCTAAGTGTGTATAGACTTACAGTAGGTACCCTGAAGTAGTGTCTAAGTGTGTATAGACTTACAGTAGGTACCCTGAAGTAGTGTCTAAGTGTGTATAGAGGTATGTATAGACTTACAGTAGGTATCCTGAAGTATTGTCTAAGTGTGTATAGACTTACAGTAGGTACCCTGAAGTAGTGTCTAAGTGTGTATAGACTTACAGTAGGTACCCTGAAGTAGTGTCTAAGTGTGTATAGAAGTATGTATAGACTTACAGTAGGTACCCTGAAGTATTGTCTAAGTGTGTATAGACTTACAGTAGGTACCCTGAAGTAGTGTCTAAGTGTGTATAGAAGTATGTATAGACTTACAGTAGGTACCCTGAAGTATTGTCTAAGTGTGTATAGACTTACAGTAGGTACCCTGAAGTAGTGTCTAAGTGTGTATAGACTTACAGTAGGTACCCTGAAGTAGTGTCTAAGTGTGTATAGAAGTATGTATAGACTTACAGTAGGTACCCTGAAGTATTGTCTAAGTGTGTATAGACTTACAGTAGGTACCCTGAAGTAGTGTCTAAGTGTGTATAGAAGTATGTATAGACTTACAGTAGGTACCCTGAAGTATTGTCTAAGTGTGTATAGACTTACAGTAGGTACCCTGAAGTAGTGTCTAAGTGTGTATAGACTTACAGTAGGTACCCTGAAGTAGTGTCTAAGTGTGTATAGAAGTATGTATAGACTTACAGTAGGTACCCTGAAGTATTGTCTAAGTGTGTATAGACTTACAGTAGGTACCCTGAAGTAGTGTCTAAGTGTGTATAGACTTACAGTAGGTACCCTGAAGTAGTGTCTAAGTGTGTATAGAAGTATGTATAGACTTACAGTAGGTACCCTGAAGTATTGTCTAAGTGTGTATAGACTTACAGTAGGTACCCTGAAGTAGTGTCTAAGTGTGTATAGACTTACAGTAGGTACCCTGAAGTAGTGTCTAAGTGTGTATAGAAGTATGTATAGACTTACAGTAGGTACCCTGAAGTATTGTCTAAGTGTGTATAGACTTACAGTAGGTACCCTGAAGTAGTGTCTAAGTGTGTATAGACTTACAGTAGGTACCCTGAAGTAGTGTCTAAGTGTGTATAGAAGTATGTATAGACTTACAGTAGGTACCCTGAAGTATTGTCTAAGTGTGTATAGACTTACAGTAGGTACCCTGAAGTAGTGTCTAAGTGTGTATAGACTTACAGTAGGTACCCTGAAGTAGTGTCTAAGTGTGTATAGACTTACAGTAGGTACCCTGAAGTAGTGTCTAAGTGTGTATAGAAGTATGTATAGACTTACAGTAGGTACCCTGAAGTATTGTCTAAGTGTGTATAGACTTACAGTAGGTACCCTGAAGTAGTGTCTAAGTGTGTATAGACTTACAGTAGGTACCCTGAAGTAGTGTCTAAGTGTGTATAGAAGTATGTATAGACTTACAGTAGGTACCCTGAAGTATTGTCTAAGTGTGTATAGACTTACAGTAGGTACCCTGAAGTAGTGTCTAAGTGTGTATAGAGGTATGTATAGACTTACAGTAGGTATCCTGAAGTATTGTCTAAGTGTGTATAGACTTACAGTAGGTACCCTGAAGTAGTGTCTAAGTGTGTATAGACTTACAGTAGGTACCCTGAAGTAGTGTCTAAGTGTGTATAGAAGTATGTATAGACTTACAGTAGGTATCCTGAAGTAGTGTCTAAGTGTGTATAGAAGTATGTATAGACTTACAGTAGGTATCCAGCACTAACAGTCCAGGTCCTGACCAGACCTTTGAGCCACTGCCGTGTGTGACCCTGCTCTAGGAGAGCTGGCAGAACCACCTGCAGCAGCAATAGCTCTAGAGAGAGTTCACTGACTGGGGcatcactggagagagagagagagagagagagctcactgACTGGGGcatcactggagagagagggagagagagagctcactAACTGGGGcatcactggagagagagagagagagggagagagagagagagctcactgACTGGGGcatcactggagagagagagagagagggagagagagagagagagagagctcactgACTGGGGcatcactggagagagagggagagagagagggaaagagagagagagctcactgACTGGGGcatcactggagagagagagagagagctcactgACTGGGGcatcactggagagagagagagagggagagatagagagcttACTGACCGTTGcatcactggagagagagagagagagagagggagagagagagagagagagagagagagctcactgACTGGGGcatcactggagagagagggagagagagagggaaagagagagagagctcactgACTGGGGcatcactggagagagagggagagagagaaggaaagagagagagagctcactgACTGGGGcatcactggagagagagagagagagggagagagagagagagagagagctcactgACTGGGGcatcactggagagagagggagagagagagagagcgagagagctcaCTGACTGGGGcatcactggagagagagggagagagagaaggaaagagagagagagagctcactgACTGGGGcatcactggagagagagggagagagagaaggaaagagagagagagctcactgACTGGGGcatcactggagagagagggagagagagagagggagctcaCTGACTGGGGCatcactgagagagagggagagagagagggagagagagagagctcactgACTGGGGcatcactggagagagagggagagagagagctcactgACTGGGGcatcactggagagagagagagagagagggagagagagagagctcactgACTGGGGcatcactggagagagagggagagagaaagagagagagagagagagagaggacagaggaggggggagaggaaggagacggGAGGGTGTTAGGAAACACTCGCATCCAAATACAAATACACACTgcagctctccaggaccaggggtGGCAACCACTGCTGGCCACAGTTGAGCCACGTAGGTGTACCTGTAGAGGAGGACGTTGTAGGGGAGGAGGGAGTGTACCTGTAGAGGAGGACGTTGTAGGGGAGGAGGGAGTGTACCTGTAGAGGAGGACGTTGTAGGGGAGGAGGGAGTGTACCTGTAGAGGAGGACGTTGTAGGGGAGGAGGGAGTGTACCTGTAGAGGAGGACGTTGTAGGGGAGGAGGGAGTGTACCTGTAGAGGAGGACGTTGTAGGGGAGGAGGGAGTGTACCTGTAGAGGAGGACGTTGTAGGGGAGGAGGGAGTGTACCTGTAGAGGAGGACGTTGTAGGGGAGGAGGGAGTGTacctgtagaggaggagggagtgtacCTGTAGAGGAGGACGTTGTAGGGGAGGAGGGAGTGTACCTGTAGATGAGGACGTTGTAGGGGAGGAAGGAGTGTACCTGTAGAGGAGGACGTTGTAGGGGAGGAAGGAGTGTACCTGTAGAGGAGGACGTTGTAGGGGAGGAAGGAGTGTACCTGTAGAGGAGGACGTTGTAGGGGAGGAGGGAGTGTACCTGTAGAGGAGGGCGTTGTAGGGGAGGGAGTGTACCTGTAGAGGAGGACGTTGTAGGGGAGGAGGGAGTGTACCTGTAGAGGAGGACGTTGTAGGGGAGGAGGGAGTGTACCTGTAGAGGAGGACGTTGTAGGGGAGGAAGGAGTGTACCTGTAGAGGAGGACGTTGTAGGGGAGGAGGGAGTGTACCTGTAGAGGAGGACGTTGTAGGGGAGGAGGGAGTGTACCTGTAGAGGAGGACGTTGTaggggaggaaggcagggaggaAGACCTTTATCATCCTGATGGGCATCCACAGCATCAGGAGGACGATAGAACCAAACACCACCTGGGGGGACAAGAGGAGAGATCAAACACACCTTTAATGATCGGCACATAATCAAAGCAGAGCCAGAGCTGGCATGAAACTACTCGTTAGGAACAATGTaagtctgaaatgtagtgtccaCCAAGTGCTGATCTCAATGTATTGTACCACAGACAGGATGAACCTGCGGATGTGTCTGTAGATGTACGTACCACAGACAGGATGAACCTGCGGATGTGTCTGTAGATGTGCGTACCACAGACAGGATGAACCTGCGGATGTGTCTGTAGATGTGCGTACCACAGACAGGATGAACCTGCGGATGTGTCTGTAGATGTGCGTACCACAGACAGGATGAACCTGCGGATGTGTCTGTAGATGTACGTACCACAGACAGGATGAACCTGCGGATGTGTCTGTAGATAGGTAGGTGGATCATCTCCTGGACTGGGTTGAAGTCTGGATCGTTCAGGTTTCTCAGAAACCACAGGACCCCAGGCCTCAGCACCTGACCCAACACAGCAACTCATCAACACACTAACAATGCAGTCAATGAGAAGGTCTCCAATgtcaccctatatagtgcactgctttatttttataataataaaacatttaaggGGTTTTATGTATTTTATTAAGATAGGA contains these protein-coding regions:
- the LOC118361661 gene encoding E3 ubiquitin-protein ligase MARCHF6 isoform X47, with protein sequence METADEDICRVCRSEGTPDKPLYHPCVCTGSIKFIHQECLVQWLKHSRKEYCELCKHRFAFTPIYSPDMPPRLPIQDICAGLLTSVGTAIRYWFHYTLVAFAWLGVVPLTACRIYKCLFTGSVSSLLTLPLDMLSTENLLADCLQGCFVVTCSLCAFISLVWLREQIVHGGPPLWLEHHQQPQPNAAGQQPNEAAGAGQGAADDPPAAPPAPAAPPAHNEAEPEPPDGLPEQGEEPELDNEEEGAAAEDADANNGAQDDMNWNALEWDRAAEELTWERMLGLDGSLVFLEHVFWVVSLNTLFILVFAFCPYHIGHFSVVGLGFEEYVQASHFEGLITTIVGYILLAMTLILCHGFAALVRFQRSRRLLGVCYIVVKVSLLVVVEIGVFPLICGWWLDICSLEMFDASLKDRELSFKSAPGTTMFLHWLVGMVYVFYFASFILLLREVLRPGVLWFLRNLNDPDFNPVQEMIHLPIYRHIRRFILSVVVFGSIVLLMLWMPIRMIKVFLPAFLPYNVLLYSDAPVSELSLELLLLQVVLPALLEQGHTRQWLKGLVRTWTVSAGYLLDLHSYLLGEQEDNEANQPVNNNNNPAPGHHNNNPAHVVGEGLHAAHQAILQQGGPIGFQPYQRPLRFPFRIVLLIGFMCVTLLVASLVCLTLPVFTGRWLMSFWTGSSKIHELYTAACGLYVCWLSIRGATVLLAWMPQGRTIIMIKVQEWTLMILKTLVVALLVAGVIPLLLGLLFELVIVAPLRVPLDQTPLFYPWQDWALGVLHAKIIAAITLMGPQWWLKSVIEQVYANGIRNIDLHFIIRKLAAPVISVLLLSLCVPYVIAAGVVPTVGVTPEMQILIQRRIYPFLLMVVSIIGILSFQIRQFKRLYEHIKNDKYLVGQRLVNYERKARGASSVPPPNPIPE
- the LOC118361661 gene encoding E3 ubiquitin-protein ligase MARCHF6 isoform X35 — translated: METADEADICRVCRSEGTPDKPLYHPCVCTGSIKFIHQECLVQWLKHSRKEYCELCKHRFAFTPIYSPDMPPRLPIQDICAGLLTSVGTAIRYWFHYTLVAFAWLGVVPLTACRIYKCLFTGSVSSLLTLPLDMLSTENLLADCLQGCFVVTCSLCAFISLVWLREQIVHGGPPLWLEHHQQPQPNAAGQQPNEAAGAGQGAADDPPAAPPAPAAPPAHNEAEPEPPDGLPEQGEEPELDNEEEGAAAEDADANNGAQDDMNWNALEWDRAAEELTWERMLGLDGSLVFLEHVFWVVSLNTLFILVFAFCPYHIGHFSVVGLGFEEYVQASHFEGLITTIVGYILLAMTLILCHGFAALVRFQRSRRLLGVCYIVVKVSLLVVVEIGVFPLICGWWLDICSLEMFDASLKDRELSFKSAPGTTMFLHWLVGMVYVFYFASFILLLREVLRPGVLWFLRNLNDPDFNPVQEMIHLPIYRHIRRFILSVVRTSTDTSAGSSCLWYAHLQTHPQVHPVCGGVWFYRPPDAVDAHQDDKGLPPCLPPLQRPPLQVHSLLPYNVLLYRYTPSSPTTSSSTGTLPPPLQRPPLQVHSLLPYNVLLYSDAPVSELSLELLLLQVVLPALLEQGHTRQWLKGLVRTWTVSAGYLLDLHSYLLGEQEDNEANQPVNNNNNPAPGHHNNNPAHVVGEGLHAAHQAILQQGGPIGFQPYQRPLRFPFRIVLLIGFMCVTLLVASLVCLTLPAHLCTVVFTGRWLMSFWTGSSKIHELYTAACGLYVCWLSIRGATVLLAWMPQGRTIIMIKVQEWTLMILKTLVVALLVAGVIPLLLGLLFELVIVAPLRVPLDQTPLFYPWQDWALGVLHAKIIAAITLMGPQWWLKSVIEQVYANGIRNIDLHFIIRKLAAPVISVLLLSLCVPYVIAAGVVPTVGVTPEMQILIQRRIYPFLLMVVSIIGILSFQIRQFKRLYEHIKNDKYLVGQRLVNYERKARGASSVPPPNPIPE
- the LOC118361661 gene encoding E3 ubiquitin-protein ligase MARCHF6 isoform X12, translating into METADEADICRVCRSEGTPDKPLYHPCVCTGSIKFIHQECLVQWLKHSRKEYCELCKHRFAFTPIYSPDMPPRLPIQDICAGLLTSVGTAIRYWFHYTLVAFAWLGVVPLTACRIYKCLFTGSVSSLLTLPLDMLSTENLLADCLQGCFVVTCSLCAFISLVWLREQIVHGGPPLWLEHHQQPQPNAAGQQPNEAAGAGQGAADDPPAAPPAPAAPPAHNEAEPEPPDGLPEQGEEPELDNEEEGAAAEDADANNGAQDDMNWNALEWDRAAEELTWERMLGLDGSLVFLEHVFWVVSLNTLFILVFAFCPYHIGHFSVVGLGFEEYVQASHFEGLITTIVGYILLAMTLILCHGFAALVRFQRSRRLLGVCYIVVKVSLLVVVEIGVFPLICGWWLDICSLEMFDASLKDRELSFKSAPGTTMFLHWLVGMVYVFYFASFILLLREVLRPGVLWFLRNLNDPDFNPVQEMIHLPIYRHIRRFILSVVRTSTDTSAGSSCLWYAHLQTHPQVHPVCGTHIYRHIRRFILSVVVFGSIVLLMLWMPIRMIKVFLPAFLPYNVLLYRYTPSSPTTSSSTGTLPPPLQRPPLQVHSLLPYNVLLYRYTPSSPTTSSSTGTLLPPLQRPHLQVHSLLPYNVLLYSDAPVSELSLELLLLQVVLPALLEQGHTRQWLKGLVRTWTVSAGYLLDLHSYLLGEQEDNEANQPVNNNNNPAPGHHNNNPAHVVGEGLHAAHQAILQQGGPIGFQPYQRPLRFPFRIVLLIGFMCVTLLVASLVCLTLPAHLCTVVFTGRWLMSFWTGSSKIHELYTAACGLYVCWLSIRGATVLLAWMPQGRTIIMIKVQEWTLMILKTLVVALLVAGVIPLLLGLLFELVIVAPLRVPLDQTPLFYPWQDWALGVLHAKIIAAITLMGPQWWLKSVIEQVYANGIRNIDLHFIIRKLAAPVISVLLLSLCVPYVIAAGVVPTVGVTPEMQILIQRRIYPFLLMVVSIIGILSFQIRQFKRLYEHIKNDKYLVGQRLVNYERKARGASSVPPPNPIPE
- the LOC118361661 gene encoding E3 ubiquitin-protein ligase MARCHF6 isoform X4, with amino-acid sequence METADEADICRVCRSEGTPDKPLYHPCVCTGSIKFIHQECLVQWLKHSRKEYCELCKHRFAFTPIYSPDMPPRLPIQDICAGLLTSVGTAIRYWFHYTLVAFAWLGVVPLTACRIYKCLFTGSVSSLLTLPLDMLSTENLLADCLQGCFVVTCSLCAFISLVWLREQIVHGGPPLWLEHHQQPQPNAAGQQPNEAAGAGQGAADDPPAAPPAPAAPPAHNEAEPEPPDGLPEQGEEPELDNEEEGAAAEDADANNGAQDDMNWNALEWDRAAEELTWERMLGLDGSLVFLEHVFWVVSLNTLFILVFAFCPYHIGHFSVVGLGFEEYVQASHFEGLITTIVGYILLAMTLILCHGFAALVRFQRSRRLLGVCYIVVKVSLLVVVEIGVFPLICGWWLDICSLEMFDASLKDRELSFKSAPGTTMFLHWLVGMVYVFYFASFILLLREVLRPGVLWFLRNLNDPDFNPVQEMIHLPIYRHIRRFILSVVRTSTDTSAGSSCLWYAHLQTHPQVHPVCGTHIYRHIRRFILSVVVFGSIVLLMLWMPIRMIKVFLPAFLPYNVLLYRYTPSSPTTSSSTGTLPPPLQRPPLQVHSLLPYNVLLYRYTPSSPTTSSSTGTLPPPLQRPPLQVHSFLPYNVLLYRYTPSSPTTSSSTGTLPPPLQRPPLQVHSLLPYNVLLYSDAPVSELSLELLLLQVVLPALLEQGHTRQWLKGLVRTWTVSAGYLLDLHSYLLGEQEDNEANQPVNNNNNPAPGHHNNNPAHVVGEGLHAAHQAILQQGGPIGFQPYQRPLRFPFRIVLLIGFMCVTLLVASLVCLTLPVFTGRWLMSFWTGSSKIHELYTAACGLYVCWLSIRGATVLLAWMPQGRTIIMIKVQEWTLMILKTLVVALLVAGVIPLLLGLLFELVIVAPLRVPLDQTPLFYPWQDWALGVLHAKIIAAITLMGPQWWLKSVIEQVYANGIRNIDLHFIIRKLAAPVISVLLLSLCVPYVIAAGVVPTVGVTPEMQILIQRRIYPFLLMVVSIIGILSFQIRQFKRLYEHIKNDKYLVGQRLVNYERKARGASSVPPPNPIPE